The DNA segment AACGTCGCCGGGTAGTTGAGACAGAATTTTTTCAGTTAAAGATGGGGACATATGAAGTTGCTGCCAACGGGCTATTTAGTATTAATCTTATCTTTGACAGTGTCATGTTCATTCTTTCCTGAAGTCATGTCTTTTGAGAAGTAAGAGAAGCTATGCCTTAGGCTTTACGGTGGGTATATCAAATCCTTTTTTGAATTAGATGCACAAGTACGTAAACACAGCAATATTATGGATTAATTAACCAACAGTGATGTTGTCAGATGTTAAATTGCGGGTCATATCAACTTTCGCTACTTTGAATTCAACTAATTATATTTCTTCTCTATCTAAAGGCAGAAGTTATAACCATGAGAAAATGGGGAAATTGATACTTATAATTATTTGTAATTTATAGCTAAAAAAATTAACAATTAATAGATTTTGGCTAATCCCACATTCGGCAGTATTGAAGCTATAAAAATAAATTAGAGATAAGAAGATGAAAACAGTGATCCAAAAAATTAATAATCGAATTTTACAAAATATCTACCGGACTCCATTGTTGAGTCATTTATCTAACATTACTTATCAAGGATTAATCGAAGAACATCTAGATAAGTTGCCTAGCCTTTCCAGCAATGATTTAACTTTACTGGAAGCTCTGAGAAAAGAAAAAATTGTTGTGACTTCATTAGCAGATATTTCAATTGCTTCCACTTCAGAAATGTTACAAGCAGCGTCAAGCTTGATGTCAGAAATTCCTGAAAAAATCTCTGGAAATAAAGATGAGTTCACCATTCATGCTACCCCCAAGCAAATTATGGCACATTTAGAAATTTTTCTCTGGGGACTTCAAGAACGGTTACTCAATATTACTGAAAATTATTTAGGTCTGCCAGTAGCTTATCATGGGCCATATTTTCGTAGAGATATCGCTAATGGAATTCAAAAAAAATCAAGGTTATGGCATTTAGACAAGGAAGACAGAAAATTACTTAAGATTATTATTTATTTAAATGACGTTGATCATGATGGCGGTCCGTTTCAATATATTCCCAACTCTTTTACCTCAACAATAGCTCGTTCCCTGAGATATAAATATGAGTACATTCAAAACCAAACTATGCAAGAAGTTATATCACCACTAAATTGGAAACCTTGCACAGGCCCTGCTGGTACAGTAATCATTGCTGACACTGCTAACATTTTCCACCGGGGAACAGTACCTACCGCTTCAGATAGATTCACAATATTTTTTGACTACAGTTCTAGATCACCAAAACACCCTTTTTATTACCAATCTTCCTTGAGTAATGAGGATTTAGCCATAATTTCTACAAAACTTTCTAAAAATCAAAACCAGTGTGTTTTTTGGCGATCGCGGATTTGATTTTCTGTGTCTAATATGCTCAATCGACTCTGCTAGTTATCCAGCAGAGCGATCGCTATTTTTTTGATTTACTTACAGGTTTTTTGGCTCTTCGGGAGGCTCAAATACAATATCGAACTCTGCGTTTGGCACAACACGTAGCAGAACTCTTAAATGGTCGTCGGCATCTTGGCGGTTAGCAAAACGGGCGACTGTGTGGGTTGTGCTGTTTTCTAAAAAGCGGACAATCGTCCAAGGACGCTGATGAGCGGTAATTGGCTTTATCATGAATAGAGTCTCCTTGTGATTAGGGAGCCAGAAGTCAGCAGCAAGCGTCGGAAACTTATTTGCTGGCTTCTGACAAGATTTGTAATTTTATTGCCGGGTTGTTGTAAGTGTGAGTGCTTTTTCATCGTTTCTAAACACTCTCATTTCAAAGCTTTTGGGGTAAAAGTTGAGTTGCATCATGGTCATAAAGTCCAGGAATAACCAGCCAGAACCACATTCGGCACTTGAATAAGCGCAGCGATCGCAGTTCTTCAGGGAATAGGGTTAGTTATTTTGAACATCATTTTACAATGTAGCGTGTATATTGACATACTAAAATCTGCATTGTAAAATGTCAATATCTCAACCAAAAGTTATTTTGACCTTTAGTCTCTGTTGATGTATTTAAATCCCGCCTGAACAGCAACCAAGTTTAGGTATTTTGATGTAGCTAGGGTTGGTTCATATGCTGAATTTTCCCATTGACTAACTGTTTGCTGATAGACACCCAGCCTTTGTGCAAACTCTGCCTGTGTTAAACCCATGTGAAGCCTTAATGCTTTGATTAGTTCAGCATTCCACAGTACAGTGTCACCTTTAAGTTGAACTTGAAACTGATTAGGAGGTTTATAGAATTTGATTTGCTGCTGATCAAAATCAACATTTTCCACGCGATATCCTGCTTCTATCCAGGCTGAGGCTTGCAATGCGCCTTTGCTCCGATTACTCCACCATGCCCGTTTACTTTTTGCTGAATTGGGCAAAGTATTTTTAATTAAAACCTCAATTTCAGCAAATGATAAAGTTATTTCATTTTGTTCACTGCCACGTAAAAATTCTAGGAGTGGTTGGTATTTACTGCCCTCCTTCATGTCACATCTTCCTCTACTACCATCTATTACCTCATACCAATTACTTAGTCTTCACTTAGCCTGCGACTTTCAAAGTTATTAATGTGTCCTGGTTGAATGATTAAATCGTGGAACTCTTCACAAATAGATTTGATTAATTCTTCATTGTCTCCTGTTAAATAGCGTCCATGCATCAGTCTATTCCTCAATACACGAACTTGGTTAATTTTGCTTGTAATTATATCTCGTGTGCTTTTGTCAACAGTACTAGCGAAGGTTGACTGAGGAGAACGTGCTAACTTATGGCCTCCTTCTAAGTCATCAACCATACTAATCATTTCTGATAAATCTGTGAAATTTGCATGGTAAAGCCAGTGCATAAGTAGTGGATTATGTTTTTGGTATTTAGCTTCGTCTTCCTTACTCTTCACTGCGTCATTTTTACATTTTTCATATCTTCGCAGTTTATCTTCCCATTTATAACCATATTTTGTTTTATATTTTCCGATATTTTGTTCAGCATCTTCTATATATTTATCAAGAGTATTTTCCCAGTTAGAGCCATACTTTTTCAGCATTACAGATATAATAAATTCTCTAACTGCATTTTCAAAATTCATTACTAAAGGGAACAACCTCTCACTTCGCTGATCACCATAAGAGTTATAAACAAGTATTAATTTAGGAAAGTAAGTTTCTGCTGCCTGTGCTAAAATCTTCTCCAGTTCGACAAGTTCAACCGGAACTGCCATTTCAATATCAAAAGTTATTAAAATATGAAAATTTATATCAGATGGCCAGTGTACATTTAAGAGAAACTCAAAATTTTCGGTAACTGCTGCTTGCAATTCGTACTGACCACTTAATGGATTTAGAGGCACTGATTCATATTCGTCATATACAGCACCCAAATCATTGAAAAGATCATACAAGGCTCTTTCTAATTCCTCCTGTGGTTTTTCAAAGACAGTTAAGTAGCAAGCATGGATCATTACACTGCCCCTTGAAATAGCTTTCCAAAAAGCTTTTGGGCTTCAGCACGGCGCTCTTCAGCAGCTTGCGATAATTTTCCTGCCTCTTGTGTTAATCGCTGTGCTTCTGCAACAATCTGTTTTTGTTCAGCAATAGGTGGGAGCATGACAAGTAAATTATTTAAAGCATTAATAGTTAACATAGGCTGAACGCTACCAGTTGAAAGGGAGTGAATGAGGGCTTGACCAACATCTGAATTGAGATAGAAAACCAAATAAGCTGGATCAATTTGGTTCGTCAGGCGTAGTCTCGCCAGGTGTGAATTTATGTTGGCAGGCTCGTCCGATTCATAAACAGCAGCTATCCCCGGACGCATGATCATACTTACCAGTACATCACCCTGATGAACTTGAGTTTCTTCAAGTTTCTTGTGAGAATCTGGAGTTAGATAGCGTACATGATCAAGGTTTATACCCTGTGCCAAAATATTACGTGCTGAGAGTAAAGGAATCCCGCCCACATCCTCAAACCCTGTCACAGAATAACCACGCTTGGTAGTTCCCTCAACGAGTAAAGTTCCCAATTTAACTACTGGAAAGGGACTGTTCTTTAATTGAGCCATTGCACCTGTAACCACTTGGGAGTAAGGCTGAAAGTTCCAGACACCTTTCTCGCGTAGCTGTGAAAGATTAACCATAGTTTTTTCCATTTAACTACCTCCTTAATAACCTAGCTAAATCTGTAATTGTTTCCCTCACTTCTGGTGGTTCCTTAACTTCATCTTGTGAGGCAGAAATACGACCAGATGCGTCATAGCCAATATCATCAATTCTAGCCATGTAAATCTCATAATCCCGATCAGCTTCGTTAATTTCATGAGCCAGTTCTAGTTGAGTTTCGGCTGTCAAAATTATCTCACGCTTTTCGAGAATAACCACGCTAGTCTTTACAGCAGCACCGTAGGGTATGAATGTTTCTTGTGGTAAACTAATTACTGCTTTTAATCTTGCCCAGCGTAAAATCCAATTTCTCACATCTTGCATGGAACTATTAGCCAATACCCCATCAGGTAAAACAATTGCTAACTTCCCTTTTGGAGCAAGATATTCCAAACATCGGTTTAAAAAAGCAACTTCTTGAGGAACATTTTTAACAACCTTGCCATTTTTATTTGTCACCCCATCTCGTGCCGCAAAGTCTTTCAAAACATTTTCATCTGTCAATTTATAACCAAATGGAGGATTAGTTAGAATCAGCGTCAGTCCTCCTAGATAAAAACCAGGAAATTCTGGAAGTCCTTCGGTAATTCCTCCTGTAATGCTACTCAACACATCCAACGAATCCATTACCTTTAAATCGGCATATTGTGCGCCATTCATTAAAGTATTAACTCGCGCTACGTGCATCACATTTCGAGAATATTCAGCCCCAAATAAATGATTATCTCGAAACTTGATAA comes from the Nodularia sp. NIES-3585 genome and includes:
- a CDS encoding phytanoyl-CoA dioxygenase → MKTVIQKINNRILQNIYRTPLLSHLSNITYQGLIEEHLDKLPSLSSNDLTLLEALRKEKIVVTSLADISIASTSEMLQAASSLMSEIPEKISGNKDEFTIHATPKQIMAHLEIFLWGLQERLLNITENYLGLPVAYHGPYFRRDIANGIQKKSRLWHLDKEDRKLLKIIIYLNDVDHDGGPFQYIPNSFTSTIARSLRYKYEYIQNQTMQEVISPLNWKPCTGPAGTVIIADTANIFHRGTVPTASDRFTIFFDYSSRSPKHPFYYQSSLSNEDLAIISTKLSKNQNQCVFWRSRI
- a CDS encoding DNA-binding transcriptional regulator — protein: MKEGSKYQPLLEFLRGSEQNEITLSFAEIEVLIKNTLPNSAKSKRAWWSNRSKGALQASAWIEAGYRVENVDFDQQQIKFYKPPNQFQVQLKGDTVLWNAELIKALRLHMGLTQAEFAQRLGVYQQTVSQWENSAYEPTLATSKYLNLVAVQAGFKYINRD
- a CDS encoding restriction endonuclease subunit S, which codes for MEKTMVNLSQLREKGVWNFQPYSQVVTGAMAQLKNSPFPVVKLGTLLVEGTTKRGYSVTGFEDVGGIPLLSARNILAQGINLDHVRYLTPDSHKKLEETQVHQGDVLVSMIMRPGIAAVYESDEPANINSHLARLRLTNQIDPAYLVFYLNSDVGQALIHSLSTGSVQPMLTINALNNLLVMLPPIAEQKQIVAEAQRLTQEAGKLSQAAEERRAEAQKLFGKLFQGAV